In the genome of Apostichopus japonicus isolate 1M-3 chromosome 15, ASM3797524v1, whole genome shotgun sequence, one region contains:
- the LOC139981263 gene encoding pre-piRNA 3'-exonuclease trimmer-like: MCDLTKENFQQFFPEVKEHIEKAAFIALDLEFSGLTAEIDHVNSLFDSAEFRYQKLKMMAKKFTIPQFGLTAFVKTKETNCYKAYTYNFYIFPASWGSVDSWLTCQASSLKFLCCHEFDFNKWIYKGVSYLSIEQEEELKSQMKQSPFNLARDIDDDYMLKEILRKVRDWLMEEQEDVICLGEFDALQRLYLQLALKKAFPSVHVEIKDSGEVVASRLTSAESSTDEHQIAENLLDNLLGFSKVIRLLIKSKKPLIGHNCLTDMLLIYENFIHPLPDKLSEFKKIIHDLFPVIIDTKILIRENRKSLRGLGIDIGSTALQSLYLTLKNSAAKLSALNPPTIIIHHTSPKYEHAEHLHEAGYDSYLAGFIFIKLAHMLTVTKLGRASSPLITFHDYVQSIQPSVNKLYLMRANIGYVSLKGSDPSYNIPGWLYVQSKDSSALDASELAELFEGYSTVDVRLIDRKTAIIAVSSFIGCRNILKDFKSDGQLLVRKYNIFQHNKLVRYSLWGSLALMGAICVWALLGDQKSSDVG, encoded by the exons ATGTGTGATCTGACGAAAGAAAACTTTCAACAGTTTTTCCCTGAAGTAAAAGAGCACATCGAAAAAGCTGCTTTCATTG CTTTAGATTTGGAGTTTTCAGGATTAACCGCAGAGATTGACCATGTCAACAGCCTCTTTGATTCAGCAGAATTCAGATATCAAAAGTTGAAGATGATGGCAAAAAAGTTTACTATACCACAATTTG GTCTCACTGCTTTTGTGAAGACAAAGGAGACAAATTG CTACAAAGCCTACACCTACAATTTTTACATCTTCCCCGCTAGCTGGGGGTCAGTTGATTCCTGGTTGACGTGTCAG GCATCGAGCTTGAAATTTCTTTGCTGTCATGAGTTTGATTTCAACAAG TGGATCTACAAAGGTGTAAGTTATCTATCAATCGAGCAAGAAGAGGAACTCAAGTCACAGATGAAACAGTCTCCATTTAACTTAGCAAG GGATATTGATGACGATTACATGCTGAAGGAAATACTTCGCAAGGTTAGAGACTGGCTCATGGAAGAACAAGAAGATGTGATCTGTCTTGGTGAATTTGATG CTTTACAGAGACTCTATTTACAACTAGCCCTGAAAAAAGCTTTCCCATCTGTACATGTTGAGATCAAGGACTCTGGAGAG GTTGTGGCCTCTCGGCTTACTTCTGCTGAATCATCCACAGATGAACACCAGATAGCAGAGAA tCTTTTAGATAACCTCCTAGGCTTTTCCAAAGTCATAAGACTTCTCATCAAAAGTAAAAAG CCTTTGATTGGACATAACTGTCTGACAGATATGCTTCTCATCTACGAAAATTTCATCCATCCACTTCCAG ACAAACTCTCCGAATTCAAGAAAATTATCCATGATCTGTTTCCCGTCATCATCGATACGAAAATTCTCATCAGGGAAAACAGAAAG TCTCTTCGAGGATTAGGAATTGATATTGGAAGCACTGCATTGCAGTCTCTATATCTTACACTGAAAAA TTCAGCTGCAAAATTATCAGCTCTCAATCCACCTACTATTATCATTCATCATACTAGTCCAAAGTATG AGCATGCTGAACACCTCCATGAAGCTGGTTATGATTCCTACCTAGCTGGCTTTa TTTTCATCAAGTTGGCCCATATGCTCACTGTGACCAAACTAGG GAGAGCAAGTTCCCCTCTCATCACCTTCCATGATTACGTTCAATCCATCCAACCGTCAGTGAACAAACTTTATCTGATGAGAGCAAACATCGGATATGTG AGCCTCAAGGGCAGTGACCCAAGTTACAACATTCCCGGATGGCTCTATGTTCAGTCTAAAGATTCATCGGCTCTAGATGCATCAGAG CTTGCAGAACTCTTTGAGGGGTACAGTACTGTTGACGTGAGACTCATAGATAGAAAGACAGCCATCATAGCGGTCAGCTCCTTTATTGG ATgcagaaatattttaaaagattTTAAAAGTGATGGACAGTTATTGGTCAGGAAGTACAACATATTCCAACATAATAAACTGGTCAGGTACAGTTTATG GGGTTCCTTGGCATTAATGGGTGCAATCTGTGTGTGGGCCCTGCTTGGGGATCAGAAGTCATCAGATGTTGGCTGA